Proteins encoded within one genomic window of Halocatena marina:
- a CDS encoding response regulator, translating to MSKADPTVLVVEDEPSLVEIYAHWLREDYSVRTAQDGEEALEQIDDTVDVIVLDRIMPKVTGDEVIEVVRDRDLDCMIVMATAVESGQNLIEAGADAYCTKPITKNELLTAVSQMLDRGEYIDLEQKYFDLLEKRSALKADSDAESRQSDEEYVELEARIDELSDRLEQQTESMGDDEFISIMRNTT from the coding sequence ATGAGCAAAGCGGATCCAACCGTGTTGGTCGTCGAGGACGAACCATCGCTCGTGGAAATTTATGCCCATTGGCTGCGAGAGGACTATTCCGTGCGAACAGCGCAGGATGGTGAGGAGGCACTCGAACAGATTGATGATACTGTGGACGTTATTGTGTTGGACCGTATCATGCCCAAAGTGACCGGCGATGAAGTGATCGAAGTCGTTCGGGATCGTGATCTCGACTGCATGATTGTGATGGCAACTGCCGTCGAGTCGGGGCAAAATCTCATTGAGGCTGGAGCCGACGCGTATTGTACCAAACCAATCACCAAAAACGAACTCCTAACAGCCGTCTCTCAGATGCTCGATCGAGGCGAATACATAGATCTCGAACAGAAATATTTCGACCTCCTCGAAAAACGTTCGGCACTGAAGGCCGACTCTGATGCGGAGTCACGACAGTCCGATGAGGAATATGTTGAACTCGAAGCACGGATCGACGAACTCAGCGACCGACTCGAACAACAAACCGAATCGATGGGTGATGATGAGTTCATCAGTATCATGAGGAATACGACGTAA
- the glmU gene encoding bifunctional sugar-1-phosphate nucleotidylyltransferase/acetyltransferase, giving the protein MQVIILAAGEGTRMRPLTHSTPKPMLPVADRPLVAHTADAAIAAGANELVFVVGYEAESVRSYFGDEYEGVPVNYATQEEQLGTAHAVHAAKEHIDGPFVVLNGDDLYDQASIAALFEGGPAVASFRVDNPSDYGVLSVEDGNVTGIVEKPADPPSDLVNAGAYVFPSEAREWLSVPQSERGEHELTDVLARVIEAQDVRTVVLERWLGVGRPWELLEANEWKLASLDRRIDGEVHDDAEIRGSVVIERGATIEPGVLIEGPALIRSDASIGPNAYIRGGTLVGEHCHIGSSVELKNTIVMHDTNVPHLSYVGDSLLGPDVNLGAGTQVANLRHDGGDIKQTVKGDRTSTGRRKYGVVAGDGAKTGINTSLAPGVVLSPGATTEPGERVQRDR; this is encoded by the coding sequence ATGCAGGTAATCATCCTTGCTGCAGGAGAGGGAACGCGGATGCGTCCGTTGACGCACTCGACACCCAAACCAATGCTACCAGTCGCCGATCGACCGCTCGTGGCACACACTGCCGACGCAGCCATCGCGGCTGGTGCGAATGAGTTGGTGTTCGTCGTGGGCTATGAGGCAGAATCTGTTCGGTCGTACTTCGGCGACGAGTATGAGGGTGTGCCCGTCAACTACGCTACTCAGGAAGAACAGCTCGGAACAGCACACGCAGTGCATGCAGCGAAAGAGCACATCGACGGTCCGTTCGTGGTCCTCAACGGTGATGATCTGTACGATCAGGCGAGTATCGCCGCACTGTTCGAAGGGGGTCCGGCGGTGGCTTCGTTCCGCGTCGACAATCCTTCGGATTACGGCGTCCTCTCGGTTGAGGACGGGAACGTAACGGGAATTGTCGAAAAGCCAGCAGACCCACCGAGCGATCTCGTGAACGCCGGAGCGTACGTCTTTCCGAGCGAAGCCCGCGAGTGGCTTTCAGTCCCACAGAGCGAACGTGGCGAACACGAACTCACCGACGTGCTCGCACGCGTCATCGAAGCGCAGGACGTGCGTACTGTCGTGCTCGAACGGTGGCTCGGTGTCGGTCGACCGTGGGAACTCCTCGAAGCCAACGAGTGGAAACTCGCATCGCTCGATCGCCGTATCGACGGCGAGGTCCACGATGACGCCGAAATCAGAGGCTCCGTTGTCATCGAGCGTGGTGCGACGATCGAACCGGGTGTCCTTATCGAAGGACCAGCACTAATCCGATCAGATGCCAGCATTGGTCCTAATGCGTACATTCGTGGTGGGACCCTCGTTGGAGAGCACTGCCACATTGGAAGCAGTGTCGAACTCAAAAACACGATCGTGATGCACGATACGAACGTTCCTCACCTCTCGTACGTTGGGGACAGCCTTCTTGGGCCAGACGTGAACCTCGGTGCTGGAACACAGGTTGCAAACCTTCGCCACGACGGTGGCGATATTAAGCAAACAGTGAAAGGAGACCGTACTTCGACCGGGCGGCGAAAGTACGGCGTTGTTGCAGGCGATGGGGCCAAAACGGGAATCAACACCTCACTCGCACCGGGCGTTGTCCTCTCACCAGGCGCGACCACCGAACCCGGCGAACGTGTACAACGCGACCGATAG
- a CDS encoding FAD-binding protein: MYKHDVIVVGAGGAGLRAAIAAHEEGADVALVSKLHPVRSHTGAAEGGINAALRAGDSWEDHAYDTMKGSDYIGDAPAVETLCQDSPEETIQLEHWGMAFSREEDGRVSQRPFGGLSFPRTTYAGAETGHHLLHTMYEQVVKRGIQVYDEQYVMELAVTDHADPEERSCHGCIAYDIKTGELNGFVADGVVIATGGPGQLYAHTTNAVAQTGDGQAMAYRAGVPLQDMEFVQFHPTTLPSTGVLISEGVRGEGGILYNSEGERFMFEHGYAKNDGELASRDVVARAEVTEVEAGRGFEDDAVHLDMRHLGDERITDRLENIIHLATDFEGVNPLEEPMPVKPGQHYEMGGIETDENGATCIEGLYAAGECACVSVHGANRLGGNALPELIVFGARAGRHAARSESVVPQIKTGPSAKIEDSDVESPVALGLDEESRADIVADGGALLDATAEDVVTHTLEQEQQRVETLMERDGVNHAEVRSDLQQTMTANVNVFRNEDGLKQALRDIHACRERYRDVGVSDPSRTFNTDLIHTIETRNLIDLAEVLTLGALARTEFRGAHWRQNFQERDDEHWLKHTMVAWNDGSPELYYTDVILEGEDKVYEPKIRSY, encoded by the coding sequence ATCTATAAACACGACGTGATCGTGGTCGGTGCTGGTGGTGCTGGTCTCAGGGCAGCAATTGCAGCACACGAGGAGGGAGCAGATGTTGCGCTCGTCTCGAAGCTTCATCCGGTACGGAGCCATACGGGTGCGGCCGAAGGCGGAATCAACGCTGCGCTTCGAGCGGGCGATTCGTGGGAAGACCACGCTTATGATACGATGAAGGGGTCTGATTACATCGGTGATGCACCCGCTGTCGAGACCCTCTGTCAGGACAGCCCCGAAGAGACTATTCAGCTCGAACATTGGGGAATGGCATTCTCGCGCGAGGAAGACGGACGAGTCTCACAACGTCCGTTTGGTGGACTGTCGTTCCCGAGGACGACGTACGCGGGTGCTGAGACGGGCCATCACCTCCTGCACACCATGTACGAGCAGGTGGTAAAGCGTGGTATTCAGGTGTATGACGAGCAGTATGTAATGGAGCTGGCGGTCACCGACCACGCTGATCCTGAAGAGCGCAGCTGTCACGGCTGTATCGCATACGACATCAAGACCGGCGAGCTCAACGGCTTCGTCGCTGACGGTGTCGTGATTGCGACCGGCGGCCCCGGTCAGCTGTACGCCCACACGACGAATGCGGTCGCTCAAACGGGCGACGGGCAGGCAATGGCGTACCGGGCGGGCGTTCCGCTTCAGGACATGGAGTTCGTGCAGTTCCATCCGACGACACTCCCCTCGACAGGGGTGCTCATCAGCGAAGGTGTTCGTGGCGAAGGTGGTATTCTCTACAACAGCGAGGGCGAGCGCTTCATGTTCGAGCACGGATACGCGAAAAACGACGGAGAACTCGCAAGCCGTGACGTCGTTGCCCGCGCCGAAGTGACCGAAGTCGAGGCTGGACGAGGCTTCGAGGACGACGCTGTTCACCTCGATATGCGTCACTTGGGTGACGAGCGCATCACGGACCGATTGGAGAATATCATCCACCTCGCAACTGACTTCGAGGGCGTCAATCCGCTCGAAGAACCGATGCCAGTCAAGCCGGGCCAACACTACGAAATGGGTGGCATCGAGACAGACGAGAACGGCGCAACCTGTATCGAAGGGCTGTACGCTGCTGGTGAGTGTGCCTGTGTGAGCGTTCACGGCGCGAATCGCCTCGGTGGAAACGCGCTTCCAGAACTCATCGTCTTCGGCGCACGCGCGGGTCGCCACGCGGCCAGAAGCGAGTCAGTAGTGCCGCAGATCAAAACCGGACCGTCCGCGAAAATCGAGGACAGCGACGTCGAGTCACCCGTTGCGCTGGGTCTCGATGAGGAGAGCAGAGCGGATATCGTCGCAGACGGTGGCGCGCTACTCGATGCAACCGCAGAAGACGTTGTCACGCACACGCTCGAACAGGAGCAACAGCGCGTAGAGACACTGATGGAGCGTGATGGCGTGAATCACGCTGAAGTCCGGTCTGATCTCCAGCAGACGATGACGGCAAACGTGAACGTCTTCCGGAATGAGGACGGCTTGAAACAGGCGCTTCGAGACATCCACGCCTGTCGGGAACGGTATCGAGATGTCGGCGTGAGCGACCCATCACGGACGTTCAACACGGACCTAATCCACACCATCGAGACGCGCAACCTCATCGATCTCGCAGAGGTTCTCACGCTTGGTGCACTTGCCCGGACGGAATTCCGTGGTGCACACTGGCGCCAGAACTTCCAAGAGCGAGACGACGAACACTGGCTCAAGCACACGATGGTCGCGTGGAACGACGGCAGTCCGGAGCTGTACTACACTGACGTTATCCTCGAAGGTGAGGATAAAGTGTACGAACCGAAAATTCGGAGCTACTGA
- a CDS encoding J domain-containing protein, with protein sequence MTESYYELLGVGPEATETEIKQAYREQVKQHHPDVSDEPDAREKIMEIREAKEVLMDPVQRAQYDQHGQVQKNGHSESTQGAGAGAGFGEQWKQQRQSDKADAWQRRARAGRRARTRTRERERTSSAERVDPTIREQLEWAADQLRDTFELFVRLLTQSPADSISITRERFAGIATSPTSIRLGAAIILILAFTQAAPALGVAYAPQQNPGTGLGFVLTALIISYTSYELVSPLPFESPRSRERYKPAGRDRVWPIAGANIFSLVLIFMGTAMGARDGGIAFSFASVFVFAGFFLMLPSVFGNGARVLISTDEDSVPSRPTWMGVGFGMLIGVVVLFTEWGGKGSFQELVIAGGSATPTPWVGQFTLGPLHLGMIVNFLLGLALISGLLWSVMAMCRDLTSAPWSDRYEHGYRVRPGLWNAVLATPFVVLTWMIAVDIQRIPVDVLGSTIMVSRVSLFTLIFLLPTMLTGAYILRRRAEPFLREKLFYPPPPQGE encoded by the coding sequence ATGACCGAATCGTACTATGAGCTTCTCGGGGTCGGTCCGGAGGCCACCGAGACGGAAATAAAGCAAGCCTACCGCGAGCAGGTCAAACAACACCATCCGGACGTGAGTGACGAGCCGGACGCCCGAGAAAAGATCATGGAGATCCGCGAGGCTAAGGAGGTGTTGATGGACCCAGTACAGCGCGCCCAGTACGACCAACACGGGCAAGTGCAGAAGAACGGGCACAGCGAATCGACGCAGGGGGCAGGAGCAGGAGCGGGCTTCGGTGAACAGTGGAAACAGCAGCGCCAGTCCGACAAAGCCGACGCTTGGCAGCGACGAGCACGTGCGGGACGAAGGGCACGAACCCGAACGCGTGAACGTGAGCGCACATCGAGCGCTGAGCGCGTCGACCCCACAATCCGAGAACAGCTTGAGTGGGCAGCCGACCAGCTCAGAGATACGTTCGAGCTCTTCGTTCGACTGCTCACACAGTCTCCTGCAGACTCGATTTCGATCACGCGAGAGCGGTTTGCCGGGATAGCGACATCGCCGACGAGTATTCGTCTCGGTGCCGCGATCATACTCATTCTCGCGTTCACACAGGCCGCTCCAGCGCTTGGGGTCGCGTACGCGCCACAACAAAACCCAGGGACAGGGCTTGGGTTCGTTCTTACAGCGCTCATAATAAGCTACACGAGCTACGAACTCGTCTCGCCGCTACCGTTCGAGTCACCCCGATCGAGAGAACGGTACAAGCCAGCTGGCAGGGATCGAGTCTGGCCAATCGCCGGTGCAAACATCTTTAGCCTTGTGCTCATCTTCATGGGAACAGCCATGGGAGCAAGAGATGGCGGAATTGCGTTTTCTTTCGCCTCTGTCTTCGTATTTGCGGGCTTCTTCCTCATGCTCCCGTCCGTGTTTGGAAACGGAGCTCGGGTATTGATATCTACTGACGAAGATTCAGTTCCAAGTCGCCCAACGTGGATGGGCGTCGGATTTGGGATGCTCATCGGCGTCGTGGTACTGTTTACCGAGTGGGGCGGAAAGGGGTCATTCCAAGAGCTAGTTATTGCGGGTGGTAGTGCCACCCCGACCCCGTGGGTTGGTCAGTTCACGCTTGGTCCACTCCATCTCGGAATGATCGTGAACTTCCTGCTCGGACTCGCGCTGATAAGTGGACTACTGTGGAGCGTGATGGCAATGTGTCGAGACCTCACATCCGCTCCGTGGAGTGACCGCTACGAACACGGATATCGCGTGCGACCCGGCCTCTGGAACGCCGTGCTCGCCACGCCGTTCGTCGTATTGACGTGGATGATCGCTGTCGACATTCAGCGCATCCCTGTCGACGTGCTCGGGAGCACGATAATGGTCTCGCGCGTGAGCCTCTTTACACTCATCTTCCTGCTTCCAACGATGCTGACTGGCGCGTACATTCTCCGGCGGCGTGCTGAGCCATTCCTCCGAGAAAAGCTGTTCTACCCACCACCACCACAAGGGGAGTGA
- a CDS encoding alpha/beta hydrolase, which produces MTPESDPDSDSHHNASEPHQNQPLMTMGASPDAAGSAVIALHGRGATARSILQFVETFRQSEQVALAPQAMGQSWYPNSFLAETESNEPGLSSGLQAIDSALVEVETAGIPLERTLLLGFSQGACLTAEFVARKPRRYGGVAILSGGVIGPETSLRDYDGSFEGTPIFIGCSDNDPHIPLERVHETTTIFEALEGDVTERIYERMGHGINEDEQKAVTELVERLR; this is translated from the coding sequence ATGACTCCGGAATCTGATCCCGACTCTGACTCTCATCACAACGCGTCTGAACCTCACCAGAACCAACCGCTCATGACGATGGGTGCATCACCGGACGCGGCCGGATCAGCTGTGATTGCCCTCCACGGGCGGGGAGCGACGGCACGTAGCATTCTCCAGTTCGTCGAAACGTTCCGTCAATCAGAACAAGTGGCGCTCGCGCCCCAAGCCATGGGACAGAGCTGGTATCCAAACTCGTTTCTTGCAGAAACAGAGAGCAATGAACCGGGGCTTTCCTCGGGATTACAAGCCATCGATAGTGCACTCGTGGAGGTTGAAACGGCTGGAATTCCGCTCGAACGGACGCTTCTCCTCGGATTCTCACAAGGAGCATGTCTTACCGCTGAGTTCGTCGCTCGGAAGCCTCGACGCTACGGAGGCGTAGCTATCCTCTCGGGTGGCGTGATCGGTCCTGAGACGTCGCTTCGTGACTACGACGGATCGTTCGAAGGAACCCCCATCTTCATCGGATGCAGTGACAACGACCCACATATTCCCCTCGAACGAGTTCACGAAACGACGACCATTTTCGAAGCTCTCGAAGGAGATGTGACCGAACGCATCTACGAGAGAATGGGTCACGGAATCAACGAAGACGAACAGAAGGCTGTAACCGAACTCGTCGAGCGCCTCCGCTAA
- a CDS encoding VOC family protein has product MTDATQTDADVTADIPDSLIHTTGTDHITLIGSNEEDTIAFYRDLLGMPLVLRQPNLDAPDVTHLFFDTGDGRMLTFFVSDDRQSHNGPQRPGIGAVHHLAFRIAPERFVDVRNALAENGRRFNEFDRGAFHSLYTHDHNGLVIELSTEKYDIPDKRRAEVLATAQRIREEDGESYVDTEHVEAALDELELPIEPYDLPDASSGTGQLNE; this is encoded by the coding sequence ATGACCGACGCAACTCAAACTGACGCAGACGTGACCGCAGATATTCCGGATAGCCTGATTCACACCACCGGGACAGATCACATCACGCTCATTGGGAGCAACGAGGAGGATACAATTGCGTTCTACCGCGATCTGCTCGGTATGCCCCTCGTTCTCAGACAGCCGAATCTCGACGCTCCTGACGTAACGCACCTGTTTTTCGACACTGGTGATGGGCGCATGCTCACGTTTTTCGTGAGCGACGATCGTCAGTCACACAACGGACCACAGCGGCCGGGAATTGGTGCGGTTCACCATCTCGCGTTTCGCATCGCTCCCGAGCGCTTCGTTGACGTACGAAACGCGCTTGCAGAGAACGGTCGGCGGTTCAACGAGTTCGACCGCGGCGCATTTCACTCTCTGTACACCCACGACCACAACGGACTCGTCATCGAGCTTTCGACTGAGAAATACGACATACCCGATAAACGGCGTGCTGAGGTACTGGCAACCGCCCAGCGGATACGTGAAGAGGACGGAGAAAGCTACGTCGATACAGAACACGTGGAGGCAGCGCTTGATGAACTCGAACTGCCGATCGAACCGTACGACCTCCCCGACGCATCGAGTGGGACGGGACAGCTCAATGAGTGA
- a CDS encoding Hsp70 family protein, translating to MTGTPTIGIDLGTTNSAIAHAEGGNIDILPNVTGDRTTPSVVAFDSRAEKALVGKQATNQAVNHPKRTVFSVKRYMGSDQTILIGGRNYEFTPEELSGIILKKLKQDAEAYLGQTIESAVITVPAYFNDRQRQATKHAGALAGFDADRIINEPTAACLAYGLQTARDKTVLVYDLGGGTFDSSLIEIDSGIFEVVATNGDTQLGGDDWDMAIVEWLEERIEREHGISIEGTLAAEERIFDAAQQAKHDLSTRQTATITIPFLEFEGDTYDIEATLRRDTFERMTRDLLDKTINLCEALFEEAGYSERSIDEILLVGGATRMPQIKKRITEYFDREPSKRINPDEAVAIGAAAQAAIINHEILPASTPGGTTAPTANTERTPATQTVNNTVLLDVAPQSLGVGLIDLENNEPYYHVIIERNTPIPVRNSYMTTTAQDSQTEIEIPVYQGDSDRLEENELLDEFELGPLPKRPEGVANIEVKFMLDENGILNVSARDVDHEIGDEIEIQSVFGFTDKELSIMQQNLPEIQ from the coding sequence ATGACAGGGACACCAACCATTGGAATCGATCTTGGCACGACCAATAGTGCGATCGCGCACGCTGAAGGAGGCAATATTGACATTCTGCCGAACGTGACCGGTGATCGTACCACTCCGTCCGTTGTCGCGTTCGACAGTCGCGCCGAAAAGGCTCTTGTCGGTAAGCAGGCGACGAATCAGGCAGTCAACCATCCAAAACGGACTGTCTTCTCAGTCAAACGCTACATGGGGAGTGATCAGACAATACTCATCGGAGGGAGAAATTACGAATTCACACCCGAGGAACTGTCGGGGATCATCCTCAAAAAGCTGAAACAGGACGCTGAAGCGTATCTTGGGCAGACGATCGAAAGCGCGGTCATCACTGTGCCAGCGTACTTCAACGACCGCCAACGGCAGGCAACCAAACATGCGGGTGCACTCGCCGGATTCGATGCCGACCGAATCATAAACGAGCCGACAGCGGCGTGCCTTGCGTACGGGCTGCAGACAGCCAGGGACAAAACCGTTCTCGTCTACGACCTTGGCGGTGGGACGTTCGATAGTTCGCTGATCGAGATCGACAGCGGTATTTTCGAAGTCGTGGCGACCAACGGCGATACGCAACTGGGCGGCGACGACTGGGATATGGCCATCGTCGAATGGCTCGAAGAGCGAATTGAACGCGAGCATGGTATCTCGATTGAGGGCACTCTGGCTGCCGAAGAGCGGATATTCGACGCTGCCCAGCAGGCCAAACACGACCTCTCGACACGACAAACAGCAACGATTACGATCCCGTTTTTAGAATTCGAAGGAGATACGTACGATATTGAGGCGACGCTTCGACGCGATACGTTCGAGCGTATGACCCGCGATCTCCTCGATAAGACGATCAATCTTTGTGAGGCGTTGTTCGAAGAAGCTGGCTACAGCGAACGATCGATCGATGAGATTCTTCTCGTTGGCGGAGCAACACGGATGCCACAGATTAAAAAGCGCATCACGGAGTATTTTGATCGAGAGCCCTCAAAGCGGATCAACCCTGACGAAGCCGTTGCTATTGGCGCAGCCGCACAGGCAGCGATCATCAACCACGAGATTCTTCCGGCCTCTACCCCAGGAGGCACAACAGCACCGACTGCGAACACCGAACGGACGCCTGCGACTCAGACAGTCAACAATACGGTGTTACTCGACGTTGCCCCACAGTCGCTGGGCGTCGGATTAATCGATTTAGAAAACAATGAACCGTACTATCACGTCATTATCGAACGCAATACCCCGATCCCGGTTCGGAATTCCTATATGACAACAACAGCACAGGACAGTCAGACCGAAATCGAAATCCCGGTCTATCAGGGAGACAGCGACCGGCTCGAAGAGAACGAGCTTCTCGATGAGTTTGAGCTTGGTCCACTCCCGAAGCGACCGGAAGGAGTAGCGAACATCGAGGTCAAATTCATGCTCGATGAAAACGGAATCTTGAACGTAAGCGCGAGGGACGTCGATCACGAAATCGGCGATGAGATCGAGATCCAGTCGGTTTTCGGCTTTACCGACAAGGAGCTTTCGATCATGCAGCAAAACCTCCCAGAGATACAGTAG
- a CDS encoding helix-turn-helix domain-containing protein codes for MTASDDRKQLVDQYSEDACFVIDSLEQIGSRWRLIVLHDLQDGEKRFNELKRSTDASSRTLSRVLDDLQEMDFVTRRLEEDAPVATYYSLTEKGMSLCPVFEEVERWGQKWIGDSDAPDEAPD; via the coding sequence ATGACTGCTAGTGACGATCGCAAGCAACTCGTGGATCAGTACAGCGAAGACGCGTGTTTCGTGATCGATTCTCTTGAGCAGATCGGCTCACGGTGGCGCCTGATCGTACTGCACGATCTACAGGACGGTGAAAAGCGATTCAACGAACTCAAACGCTCAACTGATGCGAGTTCACGAACTCTCTCTCGTGTGCTTGATGATCTACAGGAGATGGATTTCGTTACGCGACGTCTCGAGGAAGACGCGCCCGTTGCGACGTACTACAGCCTCACTGAGAAAGGTATGTCGCTGTGTCCTGTCTTCGAGGAAGTCGAACGATGGGGCCAAAAGTGGATCGGGGATTCGGACGCTCCGGACGAAGCGCCGGACTGA
- a CDS encoding polyprenyl synthetase family protein, whose amino-acid sequence MKSTGRNRVAEAVHQRRGLVNDAICERLPIEHPERLYEASRYLLDAGGKRLRPTVFLLTAEALTGVEPTSDDYRKFGPEEIDIMSGAVSVEVIQSFTLIHDDIMDDDDLRRGVPAVHREYDLDTAILAGDTLYSKAFECMLDTGAPASRSVQALDELATTCTEICEGQSLDVEFEQRGDVSTSEYLEMVELKTAVLYAASASIPAILLGAETETIEALHDYGLDVGTAFQIQDDLLDLTIPSEKLGKQRGSDLVEGKRTLISLHAREQGVDVDSLVSTESVEAVSESEIDEAVERLEAVGSIEYARNVARDLISEGKDRLSVLPESEARLVLEDIADFLIEREY is encoded by the coding sequence ATGAAATCCACAGGCCGTAACCGAGTGGCCGAGGCCGTTCATCAGCGTCGCGGACTTGTCAACGATGCCATCTGCGAACGATTACCGATAGAGCATCCCGAGCGTCTCTATGAAGCCTCCCGATACCTGCTCGATGCAGGTGGCAAGCGGCTCCGACCGACAGTCTTCCTGCTCACAGCAGAGGCGCTTACTGGCGTGGAACCGACGAGCGACGATTACCGCAAGTTCGGTCCGGAAGAAATCGACATCATGAGTGGCGCTGTGAGCGTCGAAGTCATCCAGTCGTTCACCCTCATCCACGATGACATTATGGACGACGATGACCTCCGTCGCGGTGTCCCGGCTGTTCATCGTGAATACGATCTCGATACTGCAATTCTCGCTGGAGATACGCTCTATTCGAAAGCGTTCGAATGTATGCTCGACACCGGTGCGCCCGCGAGTCGAAGTGTTCAGGCACTCGATGAGCTGGCGACGACCTGCACAGAGATCTGTGAAGGACAGTCACTCGATGTCGAGTTCGAGCAGCGGGGTGATGTCTCGACCTCGGAGTATCTCGAGATGGTCGAGCTCAAAACGGCGGTCCTCTACGCCGCGTCGGCCTCTATCCCTGCGATTCTCCTCGGAGCCGAGACAGAAACCATTGAAGCGCTACACGACTACGGTCTTGACGTGGGTACGGCCTTTCAGATACAGGACGATCTACTCGATCTCACGATTCCAAGTGAAAAACTCGGAAAACAGCGCGGGAGCGACCTCGTCGAAGGCAAGCGGACGCTAATCAGCCTCCATGCCCGAGAACAAGGTGTCGACGTCGATTCACTCGTCTCCACGGAGAGCGTCGAAGCGGTCTCTGAGTCGGAGATTGACGAGGCCGTCGAGCGTCTCGAAGCGGTTGGAAGTATCGAGTACGCGCGGAACGTTGCTCGTGATTTGATCTCCGAGGGGAAAGACCGTCTCAGTGTCCTACCAGAATCCGAAGCTCGTCTCGTCCTCGAAGATATCGCAGACTTTCTCATCGAACGAGAATACTGA
- a CDS encoding ribonuclease J — protein sequence MEIEIATIGGYEEVGRQMTAVRTGDDVVIFDMGLNLSQVLIHDNVETERMHSLDLIDMGAIPDDRVMSDLEGDVQAIVPTHGHLDHIGAISKLAHRYDAPVVATPFTIELVKQQIQSEEKFGVKNDLVKMNAGETMPIGDSGNVDMEFVNVTHSIIDAINPVIHTPEGAIVYGLDKRMDHTPVIGDPIDMKRFREIGREGPGVLAYIEDCTNAGRKGRTPSESVARRHLKDVLYSMEDYDGGIVATTFSSHIARVTSLVEFAKDIGRQPVLLGRSMEKYSGTAERLDFVDFPEELGMFGHRKSVDRTFKRIMNEGKEDYLPIVTGHQGEPRAMLTRMGRGETPYELTDGDKVVFSARIIPEPTNEGQRYQSEKLLKMQGARIYDDVHVSGHLREEGHYRMLQALQPQHVIPAHQSMAGFAPYADLCAAQGYTLGRDLHVSCNGNMIQLVD from the coding sequence ATGGAAATCGAAATTGCAACGATAGGAGGATACGAAGAGGTCGGCCGACAGATGACGGCCGTCCGTACCGGAGATGACGTCGTCATCTTCGATATGGGTCTCAACCTCTCGCAGGTACTGATTCACGACAACGTCGAAACTGAGCGGATGCACAGTCTCGACCTCATCGACATGGGTGCGATCCCCGACGACCGCGTCATGTCTGACCTTGAGGGCGACGTGCAAGCGATCGTGCCAACGCACGGTCACCTCGATCACATTGGAGCGATCTCGAAGCTCGCTCACCGGTACGACGCGCCCGTCGTGGCAACTCCCTTCACCATCGAGCTCGTCAAACAGCAGATTCAGTCCGAAGAGAAATTCGGGGTCAAAAACGATCTCGTGAAGATGAACGCCGGGGAGACGATGCCGATCGGCGATTCAGGAAACGTCGACATGGAGTTTGTGAACGTCACGCACTCTATCATCGACGCGATCAATCCCGTCATCCACACTCCCGAGGGAGCCATCGTCTACGGGCTGGACAAGCGCATGGATCACACGCCAGTCATCGGCGATCCGATCGACATGAAGCGCTTCCGTGAAATCGGACGCGAAGGGCCGGGTGTCCTCGCGTACATCGAGGACTGTACCAATGCAGGACGGAAGGGTCGCACGCCGAGTGAATCCGTCGCTCGTAGACATCTCAAAGATGTGTTGTACAGCATGGAGGATTACGACGGCGGAATCGTCGCTACCACCTTCTCCAGCCACATCGCTCGTGTGACGAGCCTCGTCGAATTCGCAAAGGACATCGGCCGCCAGCCAGTCCTGCTCGGTCGATCGATGGAGAAGTACTCTGGAACGGCAGAGCGACTCGATTTCGTCGACTTTCCGGAGGAGCTCGGGATGTTCGGCCACCGAAAGTCCGTCGATCGGACGTTCAAGCGCATCATGAACGAAGGGAAAGAAGACTATCTCCCGATCGTCACGGGCCATCAAGGAGAGCCTCGTGCAATGCTCACGCGAATGGGTCGCGGCGAGACCCCCTACGAGCTCACTGATGGGGATAAGGTCGTCTTCTCGGCACGGATCATTCCCGAGCCGACAAATGAAGGACAGCGCTATCAGTCCGAAAAGCTCCTGAAGATGCAGGGAGCACGCATCTACGACGACGTCCACGTCTCTGGTCACCTGCGTGAAGAAGGTCACTACAGAATGCTACAAGCCCTCCAGCCCCAGCACGTTATTCCGGCCCACCAGTCGATGGCTGGCTTCGCGCCGTATGCTGATCTGTGTGCTGCTCAGGGCTACACTCTCGGACGAGACCTGCATGTTTCGTGCAACGGGAACATGATCCAACTCGTCGACTAA